Genomic window (Trichomycterus rosablanca isolate fTriRos1 chromosome 16, fTriRos1.hap1, whole genome shotgun sequence):
GacaagctgttaatgtttacttTGAGTCCAATATCCAACACACAGAACATggtaaattaataaatcaattatattgatGGTTTATTGTAACAAATCCAACAAATATTACAATACAGAACATGTCCATTACAATACAGCTGCTCATTATGCTCTATGGGCTTTAATAGCAGTGGATCTTCAGATAACACACGATTCATGAAAACGTAACATTttaaatcagcaaaacacaattACAAGTCATTTTATATGAAACCTCTGTAAAAGAAATACTTTATTATGTATCTTTTGAATTTCTATCCACATCTGATTAGTAAAAAACCACTACAGACACAGTGGATTGGCAATAGCTGGAAAAAACACGGGAGTTTTCCTTTAAAGCTGAGGCACAAGTTCTGAAATCCTCCAAGTTCTTTATCTCAGGCCTTTGCGTTTCAGCAGAGTCTTCTTCTTTAAATCAGACAGCTTCTTCTTCCTCTTGCTGGATTTGGGCTCTGGAGCTTCATACTCCACCTGATCTGGTTTCTCCTCCGCCGGTGTGACGAACACATCGTCCGTCACATCCTGCTTCACGACTTCCTTCGTCTCGTTTCTTTTCTCCAGCCGAATCTGCTTCACCATCTGCCTCTCCTTCAGCTTGGCGGACGTGTTTAATCGTGCCATGCGCCGACACTGCACAAAAACAAAAGGAGACATGCACGAGTTAGTACAAAACAAAGACTGCTTTTGGAAAAACCCCTTCCTACAAAATACCTTCTCTACTGCTAACAATGCCTTAAGAACTGCTTACCAAGTTGGGTGACTGGTAATGAGGGTTCTCATAAAGCGTCGGGCCACCAAAGCTGCCCTGGAAAATTTTGATCACGTTGAGGACGAAGCGTGGACCAATTTCTACCAACGAAGCATCTTCTTCTAtaatctgtaacacacacacacacacacagatcagcatcagtaaaaaTAAGGAATTTAAAGCATCCACAACAAACTTCTGTGTGACGAAgttaaaattgtttttaaaagtaaaaatgttaaGCTTTAAAACAGAACCTCATgctgttataaataaatactaataattaaaacCCCTCAACAGGTCTGTGAATTTTATAAGGATTATAAAGGTTAAATGTTTGTTACCTGGTAATTTCTAAACCATATTCTGTTGTCTGCGATTGTGAAGGTAAACACGTGATCCACGAACGGCTGGCTCTTAGGGTGGTACTGTGGGGTCGAGAAAGTCTGCAGAGAGCAACATAacattaatagtaataacactattattataaataataatactaatatttgTTATAGGATAATTAAGCATGTGAAGTGTGCTGTACCTGAGTGAAGAGTTCTTTCAGCAGAGCATAATGAGGTTCCTTGTCGAATTTCTACAgaatcaaagtaaaaacatgtgtTGTCGTGTTGTCATGATCATTATAACTGCAtgacataataaaaacaacattaataataataataataatgataattgttTCCCTACAGGATCGAATGAAAGCAGAGGTCTGGATCCTTTTAAGCAATTCCCCGTCATTTTCAGCTCAGCAAGAGTGTGTACTGAAAAACATACAGCAGTCATTAAGATTGGCACAATAAATGTAGACAATAGagcattaagaaaaaaaaaaggacttGACATTCAGTTATGacgttatattttattatacagtgcAGACTCACCATTCTGAACCAGGAACTTGGCTGAAGGACCATGAGGAACGTTGGAAAccctgaaaaaataaaaaaagtgaagGAAGATCAGAATCAAGCTTTGAAATGATTGTGTGATTTTAATCTCAACTCTGGCTTCTCTTCAACCTCTTTTCATTTGCACTGTAACCATCAGTCCAATACAATAGTTTTCAATTGCACAAGAGTACTTATGAAAGTAAGAGGAGCTTGCTGGAGGTGAGGCAGTAACGGTATGCTACACCAGACACTAAGAGCAAATACGCTACCATAAATGTAATCAATAGTTGTCCTGCTGAGGCTGTTATCGTCTGGCCCCGTTTTTCATGATGAAGCTTAAATAAACTCTACTGCAGTTGGGGTTTAAATATGACGCTTGTATTTTTACACTCAAATGGCAGTTGTTTGGCCAATCAACAGTGTGCATCCATACAGCACGCTTGGTTACAAGTAGGGGTCACTTGGCAGTGGAAACAATCACTAAACGTGGGATCATGAATTTAAAAGCAGACTTTTTAAAAGtgcactatactgtactgtgtgGTGGACGTCACCACTATTTATTGTGTCTTTTGCCACCAATTATATGCTATTTTTCTACTTTTTCACCTCCATTAAACCTGATGAGCAAAATACATCCATTGTAGAAACAGATTCATGAATTGGGCTATGATGAGCTATTTTTCTCTTTTGGCTTGTACATCATGTGTAACTGCATGGCTTTTCCTAAATCTAAAGGTACCACGTGATTCCTTTTCGGTTCCAGGAATTCTCTGCCGAAAAACTCTGCACTACTAGTTTCTGGACCCCAACGATCCCCACTTGCAGCTCTTTGGATATGTTCGTGTTCATGCACCAACTTCAGGACTAATCAAAAATATCGCCTCACCACATGTACAGATCCTTTTTCTTCTTCGCCTCGAAGAAGATGCACTTGTTACAGTTCTTGATTTCACACACCTGAACGGAGACACGGTCACGTCGGCGATCAACCGGAGCAATGAAGTAACATCAATCCACACAGGAAGAGAAAAGGTAAGAaatgaaaggaaaaaaatatctTACCTCGTTCAccacaaacagtttgtcttTCCGGTCCATCTTGGTATCTGCAGAGGGAAAAGTAAAGAAATATAGCAGAGCTGCGAAACTAAAATATGTTTCTAGATGTCTGTGGAAACATCTTGATGATGAATATGTGATGTGGTTCGCTTTGCTGTATCCTATTTGATAACCCAGATTTTTTCTGGCCATGAGTTTCACATCCATAGAAATACTTGGTTATCGAAGCAATGACCGGATAcccaaacaacaacaaaacctcAACATGACCAGTGTGAATCTAGACGTTAACAGCTACCTGCTTTAGAGTGAGGCATCATGGTCTTGATGTCCTGCATCAGATGCCGTGTTCTGAAGTTGATGCCTCGGGAGGAGAAAACCAGAACTCGTTCTTTGTTTTTCCACTTGCCCTGGAACACAAGAGATCAGAAAcatgtttataaatgaaataaataatgaaaataaacaaatgtaatgaaaatgcatttatacCGAATGAAAATATTTAGACTTTTATCGTGCTGGTTGAAATTAAAAACCTCCGAAAGGTTTCAGAGACAAAGTTGTAATGTAATTatgtgatagatagatagtgttatagacagatagatagatagatagatagatag
Coding sequences:
- the bxdc2 gene encoding ribosome biogenesis protein BRX1 homolog, encoding MAAKRKRVGGGSGLKKKVKFVEKSAAEHEATNEIKVPAPVSMGKWKNKERVLVFSSRGINFRTRHLMQDIKTMMPHSKADTKMDRKDKLFVVNEVCEIKNCNKCIFFEAKKKKDLYMWVSNVPHGPSAKFLVQNVHTLAELKMTGNCLKGSRPLLSFDPKFDKEPHYALLKELFTQTFSTPQYHPKSQPFVDHVFTFTIADNRIWFRNYQIIEEDASLVEIGPRFVLNVIKIFQGSFGGPTLYENPHYQSPNLCRRMARLNTSAKLKERQMVKQIRLEKRNETKEVVKQDVTDDVFVTPAEEKPDQVEYEAPEPKSSKRKKKLSDLKKKTLLKRKGLR